The DNA segment GAAGGCGTACGTCACCTGCTTGGGGCCGGGGCGGGCCGTCTGGTGGTCCCGCAGCGCGTGCAGCAGGGCCAGCGCATCGGCGCGCTTCTGGTCGACCCGTCCTCGCGGAAGCCATTCGCGCAGCCCTCGTAGCTCGTCCGGGGGCACCCCCTCACGGGGGGCCTGCGCGAAGAGTGCCGGCCAGCTCCGCTCCGGGTAGTGGAGCGCCTTGGCGAGCCGCACCAGCGTCGTGTGGGCTGGCGCGCTGATGACGCCCGCGCGCTCGGCGCCCTTCAGGGTGGCGCGGATGTTGACCAGGGCCTCCGACAGCGAGCGGAAGCCGTCCTCCGCGGATGCGTGAGCGATGGCCACCTCGTCGTCGTCCTCCAGCTCGCCACCCTGGAAGGCCTCGAAGATGGCGCCCACGCCCTGCATCCCGAAGGGCGCCAGCTCCGCCGCGCGCAGCGCGCCCATGCTCGAGGCGCCGAAGACGTGGATGCCCTCGGACATGGCCCAGAGGAGCTCCTTGTGCCAGACAGCGGGCACGTCATCAAAGTAGCCATCGATGAGTCCAATGGCCTCCGGGCGATCGAGCGCCGTCCGGTAGAGGTCCCCCTGGGCCGCGGGGGGAAGGAACACGGCGTCCAACTCGCGCGCCGCCTCCTGGGCGCCGAGCGTGGGCCCGGTGAAGACGTAGATCATGAAGCGTGCTCCCCCAGCACCTTCCGGGCGCGGGTGCCCGGGGTGTAGCCCGGCGTGCCGTGTTCGGGCTCCAGGCCGGGAACGACCACCCGCGCCACGGGGATGCGGAACTCGGGCCGGGTGAGGTCCACCACGGCGGCCTGCCGCAGCCCCGCCGCCGCCAGGCGCTCCAGCTCCCACGCCACGTCCTCGTCGAACGAGCGGCCCACGAAGGTGGAGACCTCCTGGAAGCACCGCGTGGGCGACTCGCCACGCATCCGCTCCACCTCCCGGCGCCAGCATTCTGGATCCTGGTAGGCCCGGTAGCAGCGGGCCACCCCCATGTCGTCGCGGGCGCCGGAGATGAGCGTGGCGCGCACCTGAAGCGCCTCGGTGAGTGCACGCAGCAGGGCGATCTCCCGGCTGGGATGACAGCCCGAGCCCGAGGTCGGCGCGCGCGGACGCAAGGGATCCAGCGAGCGCTCGGCGAGGGTGCAGAGGAAGGCGGGCAGCCCCACGTCGCTGGTCGTCTCCCAGACGGCCACCTCCAGATCGGCGCGCCCGACCTGCTCCAGCACCTGGAGGCAGGAGGCGTCCTCGACCGTGTCCAGCCGCAGCCGCGTGCGGCGCCGGGCGTGGTCACCCTGGAGGTGCCACAGGGTATTGGCGTCTCGCTCCACGACCTCGCACAGGCCGTGGCTGATGGCCTCCAGCAGGTGGTTGCCGGAGGCCAGCCCGTTGGAGCCCATGAGGAACGCGCCGCTGCCCTCGGGCAGCGGCAGGGTGAAGTCGGTGTGGACCAGCTCGTAGGGCAGCCACAGCGGCTCGCCGGTGGCGAGGTCGCGCCCTTCGACCCACAGCAGGCGCCGCGCCGGGTGGAAGTCGCTCACGGACAGTCGCGGCAGCGCGGCCACGTCCACCACGGGCTGGTGGGCCCGCAGCTCGTCGTAGCTGGCGCGCCGCAACGGCAGACAGATGTGCTCGGCATGGTAGGACTCCACCGCCTCCATCACTCCGGAGACCTTGGCGGCGGTGAGGTCCAATCCCTTGCCCTGGGAGATCGCCAGCGAGCGTGCATTGGGCCGGCAGACCGAAACCACGGGAACACCGAGGCGGTCCAGGCCCGTGATGTTGGCGACGCGGGTGATGCCCATCGCCGGCAGGAAGGGGCGCACGCGCCGGAGCGTCTCCTCGGGAGAGACCATCCGGTGCGTGCCCAGGCAGTGCCTCTTGGGGGCCTGCGCCGCGAGGGAGCGGTTCATTTCTTCGTGCTGCTCTTCCGGAGGCTGGCGAGATTCATGAGGAGGCACGCGCAGCCCACGCCCGGAAGGCTGTTGGCGGGCACATCCGCCAACACCACGCCCTGACCCACCAGGACGCTCATCTGGGGGGTCACGTCTTGAGGAAGCTCGGTGGATTCGTAGTCTTCCTTCTTGACCCAGAAGAACTTCTTTCCGGTCGGGCCGAGGATCACCAGGTCATCCGGGCCGACGATCTCGATATCAACGGCCTTCGGCTGGCGCTGCGCCCGTGCCTTCGCGACCCGGGCCGCCGGGCGCTGCCGAGGGCTTGTCTTCTTCTTCGGGGCCTCCGGTGGATTTCGACGAGTTGCCATGACGATCCCTCGCTTTGTCTGGGTGTTTGTTTCAGAGACAGATCCCGCTGCTCTTGAACGGACTTCGCTCCAGCCGGACAACACGGCCTGACATGGAGGTCAGCCGGCTCCGGGCCCGGACGGGTTGGTTGTGTACCCGGAGGCATTGACCCTCCCCGGTCCGGGGATCGGTATGCGGCCCCCGAAGGCTTGGATTCCATGCATCAGGTCCTGATGTTGGACCGTGTTGCTGTTGAGCTCGGCGTAGGGAATGACGTCCTTCAGCTTGTGCATCATCTGGTCGAGCGCGTTCGCGTCTTTGAGCCGCCACAGGTGCATGACGCGGTGGGGAGGATGGAGGCCATGGCCGGCGGCCAGCAGCGTCCAGCCGTTGTCCTGGAATGCGGGCAGTATCTCCGTCATGATTTCACTGAAACGGCTCAGATTGCCGTCCTTCACATCCAATTGGACGTGGAGGAGATGGCTGTTGGCGGTGAGCTCGGCGTCTGGCCTCCCGCTCGGCGCATAGCTCATCGCACGCAGCAACTCGACGTCACGCTGCTCGCAGTGGCTCATGAGCTGCGTGTATTGCTGGTTGTCCATCATGCCCGCCGCATCCATCACGCACTTGGTGTCGCTGCCAGCGTAGAGCTCGAGGATCCTGATGGGGAGGCCTGTCAGGGAATAGCAGGTGGCAAACCGTGACCAGCCGAGCTTGCTTGCGTCACTGCTCAGTCTGATGAGGTCCTGCGTGATGAACTCCGCGGCCTTGCTTGGCTTCACGGTGCTCGTGACGTGAAGGTAGACTCGCGGCTGGGCAGGCTCCTGCGGAGTCGTTTCGTCCTCTGGATTTCCCATCGTCAACCTTCCGTGGCGCGTGCGTCTGGCCAGGGCTCGGTTCGCCGCCCCGTTCGACACGGAAATTAAGCATTGGAATCCCTGGACCCGCTGTCCCGCGGGAGCATCCGGATGCACAAGATGGAGCAGTCGGCATGTCCGGCCTCACTCCGCGCGTGCTGCCCGCCGGCGGGCCTCCTCGAGTGTCCGGGTCACCACTTCCACGAACCGGGTCAGGTCCCCAGATTTGAGGAGGAAGGTCAGGACACCTGGGGCATGGGGATTCTGCGAAGCGCTGTGCATGATGATGGGGAGCCCCTGGAATTCCTTCACCTGCGCGAGCGCGGTGCACAGCTCAACGCCAGTCATGCGAGGCATCATGCAGTCCGTCACGACCAGGTCTGGCCGCTCACGCAGGGCCAGCGCCAATGCCTGCTCTCCATCCTGTGCGAGCAGGGTGCGGTGTCCCAGCAGCCCAAGGACCTCGGAAAGGATCTCGAGGATCTCGGTGTCGTCATCGACGAGAAGAATGGTGCTCATGGTGATCGTCCCCCCCTTGGAAGCCGACGCTCTGACATGAGCGCCGCTCCTCCTTCCTCAAGACCCGGGAATCCCGCGGTGTGATGGGCGGGACAGGTTCCCGCGACGCACCCGGAGGATCAGCCGTGCAAGCAGACAACCAGACGAGATGGGACGACGAGATTCACGACCTCTGCCGGCGAAAGCAGATGAACCAGGCCGTGGAATTGGCGGTGCGCGGCTACGGGCCAGAGGTTCGCCGGCTGATGTTCGCCATCCTCCAGGATGATGCGCGCGTCCAGGATGCCTTCGGCCTCTTTTGCGAGGGCCTGGTCAAAGGACTGCCGCGCTTCCGGTGGGAGAGCTCCCTCTGGACCTGGATCCAACGCATGGCACGCAACGCCTGCTACAAGCAGGTGAATGCAGCCGCCGTGCGGTATCCGCACCTGCGCCTGTCCGAGGCGCCCGAGCAGCCCGCGGGCCGACGCTCCTTGACGGATCCATGGCAGCGCACGCTCGTGAAGGAGCGCTTCCGGGCCTTGCGGCGCAAGCTGGAGCCACAGCAGCAAAGGCTTCTGGAGCTTCGCCTGGACCAGCGGCTTCCCTGGACGGAGGTGGTCCGGTTGATGGCGACCGCCGAGGAGCCGCTGACGCAAGAAGCGCAAGCCCGCCGGGCGGCGGCACTGCGCCAGCAGTTCCAACGCGCGAAGTCCCACCTGCGCTCCCTGGCCGTGCAGGAAGGGCTGCTCGCTTATCAAGACACGATGTAGCAGGGCGCCACCGCGCTCGCGTGCCCCATGTGAGTGAATCGGGGCACGTCGAGCCCACAGGGCAGTTCCCTCCAGTCTTGGAGACATTTGGGAGACGGGGGGACCCTCCTGCAACGTCGCAGCGCCTCGGCTTGACATCCCGCCGGGAGATCAAGTTCCCTAGACTGAACGCGGTCTGCTCGCGCGCAGTCCCATCACCAGCCCATGCCTGGTGAAGGTCTGGGACGAAGGGGATTCGATTCCTCGGGCTCTGTGCAGCAGGTCGCATCGCTTCCTCTGCGGAACGCGAGCGCATGGGGCTTCGCACCGCGTCGAGGCAGGCGATGACCGTCCGTCGGAATGAAAAGAAGAGGGCTCGTGCGCTCCAGAAGCAGAGCGGCGAGCCGTATACGGCCGTTCTCGAACGCCTCCGGCGCTCTCACGCAATTGTTTCGCGAGTGAGGACCCAAATGGCTGAGATCGACTTGAGCAAGCCCATCGTCTACCGCGTCGAGGGGATGAACCACACGGCAACGCGGCGCAACGAAGTCTACCTCGTGGACGGAGACGAGAAGCTGCTGATGGACCTGCAGCTGCCGCCCAACCTCCCATCCGGAGCCCGGGTACCGGCCATCTTCTTCGTCCACGGCGGCCCCATCCCGCGAGAGGGCGTGCCACCCAAGGAGTGGGGCATCTTCCAGTCCTACTCGGCGCTCGCGGCAGCGTCCGGGTTCGTGGGGGTGGCTTTCAATCATCGCCTGCACACGCCGGAGGACTACCCCCGCTCCCAGAGCGACATCGCCGCGGCGGTGGAGTACGTCCGGATCCACGCGGACAGGCTGAACGTGGACCCGTCCCGGATCGCGCTCTGGTATTTCTCAGGCGCAGGACCGCAGCTCTCGTGGGTCCTCCGCGAACGCCCGACCTCCGTGCGCTGCGCGCTCGCGTTCTATGCGCTCCTCGACGTCCGGGCCCTCGTGCCTCCGGGGGCGCCGCCCGTCCTCCTGGAGCAGGCTGCCGCCTACTCGCCCGCCGCGCTCGTAGGGACACGGGCCAAGGGGCTGCCCCTCTTCGTCGCCCGGGCCGGCCAGGATTCGCCGATGGTGAACCAGTCGATTGACGCCTTCATGCGCGAAGCAGCCGCTGCCGACGTTCAGATTGACTTCGCCGACCACCCGGAAGGCCGTCACACCTTCGACGTCCTGGACGACGTCGAGCGCTCCCGCGAAATCATTGCTCAAGCGATGGCCTTCGTAAGGGCGCATCTCCTGTAGCGACAGCAGGGTCTTTCTTCGTATCCGTCCGGAGACGCGAAGGGGCCTGAAAACACCGAGGCCGGAAACCGCTGGGTCTCAGCGGCTTCCGGCCTCGGTCCTTCAGTGTCCCCGACGGGATTCGAACCCGTGTTACCGGCTTGAAAGGCCAGCGTCCTGGGCCTCTAGACGACGGGGACGTCGTCACTGCTTGAGTCGCGGGGGGCTCGAACCCCCGACCCTCGGCTTAAAAGGCCGGTGCTCTACCAGCTGAGCTAGCGACTCGCTATTCTTTTTTGCACGGCTCGGAGCCGCCAGCGGTTCCGCGAGGCGCTTCCTACCAGCAGCGCCCGGGGAGTTCCACTGGCGATCGCAGGCGCCGCTTCCTGACACGCTCCGTCCTGGCCCCGGTGAACATCCCGCCCCCGGCGCCCTCCGCCCGTCAGCGTCCGGCGCTATACACAGGGCATGTCCCAGGAAGTTCCCGAACCGCCCGACGCCGAGGACGAAGAGGCAGGGGAGCAGGCCCCGTTCCGCCGCTACCTCACCCGGGTGGGCGCCGAGCGCATGCACCGCGAGCTCCTCCAGCTCCTCAACGAGGCGCGCCCCAAGGTCACCGCCGAGGTGTCCGCCGCCGCCGCCCAGGGCGACCGTTCAGAAAACGCCGAATACATCTACGGCAAGAAGCGCCTGAGGGAGATCGACCGGCGCATCCGCTTCCTCCAGAAGCGCCTGGATACCGCCACCATCGTCAACCCGGCGGAACAGGAGGACCGCTCGAAAGTCTACTTCGGCGCCACCGTCACCCTGGAGGACGAGGCCGGAAGCCGCAGCACGTACCAGATTGTCGGTTCGGACGAGATCGACGCCTCCGGAGGCCGCATCAGCGTCGAGTCACCCATGGGCCGCGCGCTGCTGCGCAAGGCCCCGGGCGACACCGTGGAGGTGCGGCGCCCCCGGGGTGAGATTGAGCTCACCCTGGTGGACATCCGCTACGACTAGGACACCCCCATGCCCCGGACGCCAGAGCTCAGCCCCCACGCTCGCCGCACCTATTCGCGCCTGAGCAGCCTGGACCTCTCCGCGTCCGGGGGCGAGTCCCTGTCCCTGGACGACCTGGGTTTGGAGTCCGGCGGCGACCGCGTGAGCCTGGCGTTCGGCACCTACAGCCGCGAGGGCCTGGAGCGCGCCCTCCAGGCCTATGGCTTCGCGAAGCGCCTGGAGGAGCGGGTGGGCCCCTTCGAGCTGCGCCTGTCCTGCCAGGACCCGTTCCAGCCGCGCCTCACCGTCCTGAGCCGCCGCTACCACTCGCCCGTCGTGGACCTGTCCCTGCGGCAGGTCCCGGGCTCGGAGGTGGGCTTCACCCGCGCGGTGGCGGAGGCCCCGCTGCTCTACGTGGACAGCCTCCTGCTGCAGCACCCCGGCCGCCCCTTCGACTGGAGCCGGCCGCCGCTGCCCGGACAGCTCCACCCCGGCCTGTCGCTGTCGCGCGACATCCTGGAGCTCCTGCACCTCATGGCCCGCCGCATCGGCGCGGAAGGGGTGGCGCTGGTGCCCGCGACGTTCTCCGCCGCGTGCTTCTACGAGTCACGCTTCAGCTTCGTGGACGGCGCCGCGCAGGGCCGGTTCAGCGCGCTTCGCCGCGCGGGCCGCGGCTGGCCCCGGTGGCTGCTGGCGTGGGCGGTGGAGCTGGGCTGCATGCGGGACGCGCAGGGACAGCCGGCCCTCTTCACGCCCTCGCCGATGATCAGCCCCCTGTCGCGGCGGGTGGCCCGGCGGCTGGACACCGGCGGCTGGCACCGGGCCTTTCGCTTCCACTCGAAGCAGGTGCTGTCGCTGGACGAAGAGGCGCTGCAGGCGCGCTTCCCCTGGGCCCGCATGCCCCCCGGCCCCCCGCCCGAAAGGGTGGTGGAGCTGCTCGGGTATGATCCGCTGGCGCCCGCGTCGCCGTACCAGGACGCCTGGGAGCCGGCGGGCGCTGCGCCGCGCACCGCCGCGACGTCCTGAGCGGCCGCTGTAGCGCCCTGTTCCGTCGGAAAGGGGCCGTGCTGTTTCGGACGGACCTTCGCGCTTTCAGACGGGAATGCGGCTGGTGGCCTCTCGTTCGGTGCCTATATTGAGAGCCGTTGGTCCTCCACCGTCGCTCGCCGTCAGCAATCGCACCCGAACCAGGTCAGGTCGCGAAGCCCACGATGCGAAAGAACTTCATCCTCGACACGAACGTCCTCCTCCATGACCCCCGCAGCATCTACGGGTTCAAGGACAACAACGTCATCATCCCCATCTACGTCATCGAGGAGATTGATCAGTTCAAGCGCGATCTCTCCGAGCTGGGGCGCAACGCGCGACTGGTGGCGCGCTACCTGGACTCCTTCCGCGCCGAAGGCTCCATGAAGGAGGGCGTCCCGCTGCCGCACGGCGGGATGCTCCGCGTGGCCTTCACCGACCGTTCGCTGCCGTCCTCCATGGCGGACAGCAACCTGGTGGACAACCGCATCCTCGCGGTGGCCCTGGACCTGATGGAGACGGAGCCGGACACCCAGGCCGTCTTCATCACCAAGGACACCAACCTGCGCATCCGCGCCGACGCCCTGGGCCTGTCCGCCCAGGACTTCGACACCGAGCGCGTCGAGATCACCGACCTCTACACGGGCTTCACGGAGCTGCTCGTCCCCACGGACATGGTGGATCAGCTCTACAAGCCCGGCGGCGAGGTGGAGGTGCCGGCGCAGGACCGGCTCTTCCCCAACCAACTGGTGCTGCTCAAGGACGAGCTCAACCCGTCCCACACCGCCATGGCCCGCTTCAACGGCGCCAAGGCACGGCTCGTGCCGCTCGCGCGCCAGAGCAAGGAAGGCACCTGGGGCATCCGCCCGCGCAACATGGAGCAGGCCTTCTGCCTGGACCTCCTGCTCAACGACGAGATCAAGCTCGTGACCATCGTGGGCAAGGCCGGCACGGGCAAGACGCTGCTCGCCATCGCCGCGGGCCTGCAGAAGGTGACGGAGGAGGGGCTGTACCACAAGCTGCTGGTCAGCCGTCCCATCTTCCCCCTGGGCCGGGACATCGGCTACCTGCCGGGCAGCGTCGAGGAGAAGCTCAACCCCTGGATGCAGCCCATCTTCGACAACGTCGAGTTCCTCATGAACCTGAGCCGCGCGGACAAGAAGGCCGGGCGCGGCCACCATGAGCTCATCGACCTGGGGCTGATGGAGATCGAGCCGCTCACGTACATCCGCGGGCGCAGCATCCCCAACCAGTTCATCATCGTCGACGAGGCGCAGAACCTCACCCCGCACGAGGTGAAGACCATCCTCACCCGCGTGGGCGACAACACGAAGATCATCCTCACCGGCGACCCGTTCCAGATCGACAACCCGTACGTGGACTCGACGAACAACGGCCTGGTGCACGTGGTCAACCGCTTCAAGAACGAGAAGATCGCCGGCCACATCACCATGGCCAAGGGCGAGCGCAGCATGCTGGCCGAGTTGGCGGCCAACCTGCTGTAGAGCGCCCGGGCCCCGTGCCTGCTAGAGACGAGTCATGACCCAGGACGGCACCGACAAGCCCGACACCCCCGGCGAGGAGAAGAAGCCCCTCGTCGAGTACCCCTCCGTCTACGAGTACAAGGTGATGGGCAAGGCGACGGTCGAGGAGACGGCCGAGTTCGAGGAACACGTGCGCTCGCTCTTCCGGCGGAAGATGGGGATGGAGGTATCCCCGGACTCCATCCACGTGCAGCACAGCCGCAAGGGGAAGTTCGTGTCCCTGAGCGTGTCCGTGCTGCTGCTCTCCGAAGAGCAGCGCCGGGGCATCTACGAGGCGCTGCACCAGGATCCGCGCATCGTCTACTACCTGTGAGGCAGGCGGTGCGCGGGCGGATGCCCCAGGGGGGCCTGGGCCCCTCCGGCGGCTGGAAGTCCGGCCAGGGTGCGTATATGAGGGTGGAATGAGTCCCGCCGAGCACTTCCCGCTGTACCACCCGCCGGGGGCGCAGCGCGCGTTCGGATCCGACGACGCCGTGCGCCGCTTCGCCAAGGTGGCCCAGCTCGAGCAGGGCTCGCGCGTGCTGGTGCTCGGCTGTGGGCCGGAGGGCGGCGCCGCCGTGCTGCTCGCCCAGGAGCTGAAGTGCTCCGTGGTGGCCGTGGACACGGAGGAGACCCTGGTGTCCCCCGTGCGGGAGCGCGTGCGTTCCCAGGGCTTGTCGGATCGCATCGAGGTGCGCCGCGTGGCGCCGGACGCGCTGGGCATGCTGGACGGCCCGTTCCACGGCATCCTCGTGCCGGGGCGCGTGCAGTACCCGCTGGACGTGTCGCTGCGCGTGTTCCGCCCGCTGCTGGGCAAGCGCGGCCGCGTGGGCTTCACCTTCCCGGCGCGCGTGGGCCGCTTCACGCCCAAGCCCGTGCTGGACTGGTGGGAGAAGCGCCTGGGCGCGCCGCTGCTGCTGCCGCGCGAACTGCTCCAGGCGCTGGAGACCTCCGGCTTCGAGCCGGAGTCCGTGGAGTCGCTGCACGACACGGAGCTGGACGCGCTCTACAAGGACATGGAAGCGCACCTGCCGGAAGCGGCCTCGCCGGAGAGCGCCGCCTTCCGCGAGGAGCTGGCCCTGCACCGCGAGCACAACCAGCGGCCGGGCGTCAGCTACGCGTTCGCCGTGGGGCGGCGCAAGGAGCCGGGTGAGAAGCCCCCGGCGTCGCGCGATCGCGGCTGACAGCGGCAGGGGCTTGAAGCGTGGGGGAGGGGCCCGGAGGTTCTTCGGGCCCTTCAACCGCCGGGACTACTGCACGCCGTTGAAGTCGAGCAGCTCGATGGACTCGGGCGCCACGGACAGCGTGACCTGCTCGCGGTAGCCGGCCGCGTCGCCGCCGACCTGGAAGGGCATGGGGCGCGCGAAGCGGATGGTGACCTCGCGGGCGTGGAAGTCGTGCAGGCCCTCGGGCGCCCAGCGGCCGTTCCACAGGCGGGGCAGGTTCGCCAGCACCTGCGTGGGCGACACCTGGCCCAGGCGCAGCTGCAGGAAGCCCCGGCGGTCATTCGCGTGGGGGAACATGCGGAAGCCGTAGCCGTAGAAGGGCATGGTGCCCGCGGCGGCCATCATCAGCTTGCCCCGGAAGAGCACGGCGCCCGGCGCCAGCGGCCCGCCCACGGCCTGGCCTTCGGCGCCCAGGCGGTAGGCCTCCGACGGCCCGTTGACGACTTCGCACTCCACCAGCAC comes from the Corallococcus macrosporus genome and includes:
- a CDS encoding TfuA-like protein, encoding MIYVFTGPTLGAQEAARELDAVFLPPAAQGDLYRTALDRPEAIGLIDGYFDDVPAVWHKELLWAMSEGIHVFGASSMGALRAAELAPFGMQGVGAIFEAFQGGELEDDDEVAIAHASAEDGFRSLSEALVNIRATLKGAERAGVISAPAHTTLVRLAKALHYPERSWPALFAQAPREGVPPDELRGLREWLPRGRVDQKRADALALLHALRDHQTARPGPKQVTYAFAHTDAWADACQSAGRLPTGAPARETLASEALLEELRVSGLLPRVRAGALARALALEEARRQADTVDAEGLRRTCEAFRREKDLLTLRQFEHWVAEQRLEAPVRFFEDEARVRRIEALLEPEVLRCLPDHLRARGLYGALMERLEDKERVLARAGLERPGLDEAGLTDNALWEWYFTERLGRSIPTDLERFSNEAGFAHVDALRRAALREYCYLREAGSLASD
- a CDS encoding YcaO-like family protein yields the protein MNRSLAAQAPKRHCLGTHRMVSPEETLRRVRPFLPAMGITRVANITGLDRLGVPVVSVCRPNARSLAISQGKGLDLTAAKVSGVMEAVESYHAEHICLPLRRASYDELRAHQPVVDVAALPRLSVSDFHPARRLLWVEGRDLATGEPLWLPYELVHTDFTLPLPEGSGAFLMGSNGLASGNHLLEAISHGLCEVVERDANTLWHLQGDHARRRTRLRLDTVEDASCLQVLEQVGRADLEVAVWETTSDVGLPAFLCTLAERSLDPLRPRAPTSGSGCHPSREIALLRALTEALQVRATLISGARDDMGVARCYRAYQDPECWRREVERMRGESPTRCFQEVSTFVGRSFDEDVAWELERLAAAGLRQAAVVDLTRPEFRIPVARVVVPGLEPEHGTPGYTPGTRARKVLGEHAS
- a CDS encoding response regulator, with protein sequence MSTILLVDDDTEILEILSEVLGLLGHRTLLAQDGEQALALALRERPDLVVTDCMMPRMTGVELCTALAQVKEFQGLPIIMHSASQNPHAPGVLTFLLKSGDLTRFVEVVTRTLEEARRRAARAE
- a CDS encoding sigma-70 family RNA polymerase sigma factor, with amino-acid sequence MQADNQTRWDDEIHDLCRRKQMNQAVELAVRGYGPEVRRLMFAILQDDARVQDAFGLFCEGLVKGLPRFRWESSLWTWIQRMARNACYKQVNAAAVRYPHLRLSEAPEQPAGRRSLTDPWQRTLVKERFRALRRKLEPQQQRLLELRLDQRLPWTEVVRLMATAEEPLTQEAQARRAAALRQQFQRAKSHLRSLAVQEGLLAYQDTM
- a CDS encoding alpha/beta hydrolase; this encodes MAEIDLSKPIVYRVEGMNHTATRRNEVYLVDGDEKLLMDLQLPPNLPSGARVPAIFFVHGGPIPREGVPPKEWGIFQSYSALAAASGFVGVAFNHRLHTPEDYPRSQSDIAAAVEYVRIHADRLNVDPSRIALWYFSGAGPQLSWVLRERPTSVRCALAFYALLDVRALVPPGAPPVLLEQAAAYSPAALVGTRAKGLPLFVARAGQDSPMVNQSIDAFMREAAAADVQIDFADHPEGRHTFDVLDDVERSREIIAQAMAFVRAHLL
- the greB gene encoding transcription elongation factor GreB, coding for MSQEVPEPPDAEDEEAGEQAPFRRYLTRVGAERMHRELLQLLNEARPKVTAEVSAAAAQGDRSENAEYIYGKKRLREIDRRIRFLQKRLDTATIVNPAEQEDRSKVYFGATVTLEDEAGSRSTYQIVGSDEIDASGGRISVESPMGRALLRKAPGDTVEVRRPRGEIELTLVDIRYD
- a CDS encoding deacetylase, with product MPRTPELSPHARRTYSRLSSLDLSASGGESLSLDDLGLESGGDRVSLAFGTYSREGLERALQAYGFAKRLEERVGPFELRLSCQDPFQPRLTVLSRRYHSPVVDLSLRQVPGSEVGFTRAVAEAPLLYVDSLLLQHPGRPFDWSRPPLPGQLHPGLSLSRDILELLHLMARRIGAEGVALVPATFSAACFYESRFSFVDGAAQGRFSALRRAGRGWPRWLLAWAVELGCMRDAQGQPALFTPSPMISPLSRRVARRLDTGGWHRAFRFHSKQVLSLDEEALQARFPWARMPPGPPPERVVELLGYDPLAPASPYQDAWEPAGAAPRTAATS
- a CDS encoding PhoH family protein, producing the protein MRKNFILDTNVLLHDPRSIYGFKDNNVIIPIYVIEEIDQFKRDLSELGRNARLVARYLDSFRAEGSMKEGVPLPHGGMLRVAFTDRSLPSSMADSNLVDNRILAVALDLMETEPDTQAVFITKDTNLRIRADALGLSAQDFDTERVEITDLYTGFTELLVPTDMVDQLYKPGGEVEVPAQDRLFPNQLVLLKDELNPSHTAMARFNGAKARLVPLARQSKEGTWGIRPRNMEQAFCLDLLLNDEIKLVTIVGKAGTGKTLLAIAAGLQKVTEEGLYHKLLVSRPIFPLGRDIGYLPGSVEEKLNPWMQPIFDNVEFLMNLSRADKKAGRGHHELIDLGLMEIEPLTYIRGRSIPNQFIIVDEAQNLTPHEVKTILTRVGDNTKIILTGDPFQIDNPYVDSTNNGLVHVVNRFKNEKIAGHITMAKGERSMLAELAANLL
- a CDS encoding HP0495 family protein, encoding MTQDGTDKPDTPGEEKKPLVEYPSVYEYKVMGKATVEETAEFEEHVRSLFRRKMGMEVSPDSIHVQHSRKGKFVSLSVSVLLLSEEQRRGIYEALHQDPRIVYYL
- a CDS encoding SAM-dependent methyltransferase; translated protein: MSPAEHFPLYHPPGAQRAFGSDDAVRRFAKVAQLEQGSRVLVLGCGPEGGAAVLLAQELKCSVVAVDTEETLVSPVRERVRSQGLSDRIEVRRVAPDALGMLDGPFHGILVPGRVQYPLDVSLRVFRPLLGKRGRVGFTFPARVGRFTPKPVLDWWEKRLGAPLLLPRELLQALETSGFEPESVESLHDTELDALYKDMEAHLPEAASPESAAFREELALHREHNQRPGVSYAFAVGRRKEPGEKPPASRDRG